In Neomonachus schauinslandi chromosome 6, ASM220157v2, whole genome shotgun sequence, a genomic segment contains:
- the PDCD4 gene encoding programmed cell death protein 4 isoform X1: MDIENEQILNVNPTDPDNLSDSLFSGDEENAGTEEIKNEINGNWISASSINEARINAKAKRRLRKNSSRDSGRGDSVSDNGSEALRSGVTVPTSPKGRLLDRRSRSGKGRGLPKKGGAGGKGVWGTPGQVYDVEEVDVKDPNYDDDQENCVYETVVLPLDETAFEKTLTPIIQEYFEHGDTNEVAEMLRDLNLGEMKSGVPVLAVSLALEGKASHREMTSKLLSDLCGTVMSTNDVEKSFDKLLKDLPELALDTPRAPQLVGQFIARAVGDGILCNTYIDSYKGTVDCVQARAALDKATVLLSMSKGGKRKDSVWGSGGGQQSVNHLVKEIDMLLKEYLLSGDISEAEHCLKELEVPHFHHELVYEAIVMVLESTGESTFKMILDLLKSLWKFSTITLDQMKRGYERIYNEIPDINLDVPHSYSVLERFVEECFQAGIISKQLRDLCPSRGRKRFVSEGDGGRLKPESY; encoded by the exons ATGGATatagaaaatgagcaaatactGAATGTAAACCCCACAG aTCCTGATAATTTAAGCGACTCTCTCTTTTCTGGTGATGAAGAAAATGCTgggactgaagaaataaaaaatgagataaatggaAATTGGATTTCGGCATCCTCCATTAATGAAGCTAGAATTAATGCCAAGGCAAAAAGGCGCCTGAGGAAAAACTCATCCCGGGACTCTGGCAGAGGCGATTCAGTCAGTGATAATGGAAGTGAAGCCCTTAGAAGTGGAGTAACTGTACCAACCAGTCCAAAGGGAAGGTTGCTAGATAGGAGATCCAGATCTGGGAAAGGAAGGGGACTACCAAAGAAAG GTGGTGCAGGAGGCAAAGGTGTCTGGGGTACACCTGGACAGGTATATGATGTGGAGGAGGTGGATGTGAAAGATCCTAACTATGATGACGACCAG GAGAACTGTGTTTATGAAACTGTAGTTTTGCCTTTGGATGAAACAGCATTTGAGAAGACTTTAACACCAATCATACAGGAATATTTTGAGCATGGAGATACTAATGAAGTTGCG gaaatgcTAAGAGATTTAAATCTTGGTGAAATGAAAAGTGGAGTACCAGTGTTGGCAGTGTCCTTGGCATTGGAGGGAAAGGCTAGTCATAGAGAAATGACATCTAAGCTTCTTTCTGACCTTTGTGGGACAGTAATGAGCACAAATGatgtagaaaaatcatttgacaaattaTTGAAAGATCTACCTGAATTGGCACTGGATACTCCTAGAGCACCACAG ttGGTCGGCCAGTTTATTGCTAGAGCTGTTGGAGATGGAATTTTATGTAATACCTATATTGATAGTTACAAAGGAACTGTAGATTGTGTACAGGCTAG agcTGCTCTGGACAAGGCTACTGTGCTCCTGAGTATGTCTAAAGGTGGAAAGCGCAAAGACAGTGTGTGGGGTTCTGGAGGTGGGCAGCAGTCTGTTAATCACCTTGTTAAAGAG atTGATATGCTGCTGAAAGAGTATTTACTCTCTGGAGACATATCTGAAGCTGAACATTGCCTTAAGGAACTGGAAGTACCTCATTTTCACCATGAGCTTGTATATGAA GCCATTGTAATGGTTTTAGAGTCAACTGGAGAAAGTACATTTAAGATGATTTTGGATTTATTAAAATCTCTTTGGAAATTTTCTACCATTACTCTAGACCAAATGAAAAGA ggtTATGAGAGAATTTACAATGAAATTCCAGACATTAATCTGGATGTCCCACATTCATACTCTGTGCTTGAGCGATTTGTAGAAGAATGTTTTCAGGCTGGAATAATTTCCAAACAACTCAGAGATCTTTGTCCTTCAAg GGGCAGAAAACGTTTTGTAAGTGAAGGAGATGGAGGTCGTCTTAAACCAGAGAGCTACTGA
- the PDCD4 gene encoding programmed cell death protein 4 isoform X2 produces MDIENEQILNVNPTDPDNLSDSLFSGDEENAGTEEIKNEINGNWISASSINEARINAKAKRRLRKNSSRDSGRGDSVSDNGSEALRSGVTVPTSPKGRLLDRRSRSGKGRGLPKKGGAGGKGVWGTPGQVYDVEEVDVKDPNYDDDQENCVYETVVLPLDETAFEKTLTPIIQEYFEHGDTNEVALVGQFIARAVGDGILCNTYIDSYKGTVDCVQARAALDKATVLLSMSKGGKRKDSVWGSGGGQQSVNHLVKEIDMLLKEYLLSGDISEAEHCLKELEVPHFHHELVYEAIVMVLESTGESTFKMILDLLKSLWKFSTITLDQMKRGYERIYNEIPDINLDVPHSYSVLERFVEECFQAGIISKQLRDLCPSRGRKRFVSEGDGGRLKPESY; encoded by the exons ATGGATatagaaaatgagcaaatactGAATGTAAACCCCACAG aTCCTGATAATTTAAGCGACTCTCTCTTTTCTGGTGATGAAGAAAATGCTgggactgaagaaataaaaaatgagataaatggaAATTGGATTTCGGCATCCTCCATTAATGAAGCTAGAATTAATGCCAAGGCAAAAAGGCGCCTGAGGAAAAACTCATCCCGGGACTCTGGCAGAGGCGATTCAGTCAGTGATAATGGAAGTGAAGCCCTTAGAAGTGGAGTAACTGTACCAACCAGTCCAAAGGGAAGGTTGCTAGATAGGAGATCCAGATCTGGGAAAGGAAGGGGACTACCAAAGAAAG GTGGTGCAGGAGGCAAAGGTGTCTGGGGTACACCTGGACAGGTATATGATGTGGAGGAGGTGGATGTGAAAGATCCTAACTATGATGACGACCAG GAGAACTGTGTTTATGAAACTGTAGTTTTGCCTTTGGATGAAACAGCATTTGAGAAGACTTTAACACCAATCATACAGGAATATTTTGAGCATGGAGATACTAATGAAGTTGCG ttGGTCGGCCAGTTTATTGCTAGAGCTGTTGGAGATGGAATTTTATGTAATACCTATATTGATAGTTACAAAGGAACTGTAGATTGTGTACAGGCTAG agcTGCTCTGGACAAGGCTACTGTGCTCCTGAGTATGTCTAAAGGTGGAAAGCGCAAAGACAGTGTGTGGGGTTCTGGAGGTGGGCAGCAGTCTGTTAATCACCTTGTTAAAGAG atTGATATGCTGCTGAAAGAGTATTTACTCTCTGGAGACATATCTGAAGCTGAACATTGCCTTAAGGAACTGGAAGTACCTCATTTTCACCATGAGCTTGTATATGAA GCCATTGTAATGGTTTTAGAGTCAACTGGAGAAAGTACATTTAAGATGATTTTGGATTTATTAAAATCTCTTTGGAAATTTTCTACCATTACTCTAGACCAAATGAAAAGA ggtTATGAGAGAATTTACAATGAAATTCCAGACATTAATCTGGATGTCCCACATTCATACTCTGTGCTTGAGCGATTTGTAGAAGAATGTTTTCAGGCTGGAATAATTTCCAAACAACTCAGAGATCTTTGTCCTTCAAg GGGCAGAAAACGTTTTGTAAGTGAAGGAGATGGAGGTCGTCTTAAACCAGAGAGCTACTGA
- the BBIP1 gene encoding BBSome-interacting protein 1 yields the protein MAEVKSMFREVLPKQGQLSVEDITTMVLCKPKLLPLKSLTLEKLEKMQQAAQDTIRQQEMAEKEQQQITH from the exons ATGGCAGAAGTGAAGTCAATGTTCCGGGAAGTTCTTCCAAAACAAG GGCAGTTGTCAGTGGAAGATATAACCACAATGGTGCTGTGTAAACCCAAACTTTTGCCCTTAAAATCTCTGACTCtggaaaaattggagaaaatgcAGCAAGCAGCCCAGGATACGATTCGCCAACAAGAAATGGCAGAAAAGGAACAACAGCAAATAACTCACTGA